The DNA region TCGACGCTCGGATCGCTGATGATCGAGTCGACCTCGATGTCGGGTCCGGCCACGGCCTTGGTGATATCGCCCCAGACGTTGGTGGAGGCGACGACGGTGAGTGCGTCGGAGTTCTTGGTGCTGCCGCAGGCGGTCAGGGTGGCGACGGTCGCGAGTCCTGCGGTGAACACGGCGAATCCTCGGGCGAAGCTTTTGGTCACGCGGGGGTACTCCTGGCACTACGGCTTATCAATAACGAAAACGATTGCCATTTGAATGTAGCGCACGGGAGCGGCGGGTCCCTAGCCCCGATCCGGAGATGTGGCCCGCGACACGAAAGACCCGGAGAGCGATTTGCTCTCCGGGTCTTTCAGAACTATCGAATCCCCAGGTCGGGGTCGTGAATCTCTAGGTGAAGGCGGCTACCGGCTGGCTCAGCAGCTGGGCGCAGCGGAGCAGGCCGAGGTGGCTGTACGCCTGCGGGTGGTTGCCCAGCGAGCGTTCGGCGACCGGGTCGTACTCCTCGGACAGCAGACCGGTCGGTCCGGCCACGTCCACCAGCTGCGCGAACAACGCCTCCGCGTCCTCCCGCTTGCCGATCAGCAGATACGCCTCGACCAGCCAGGCGGCGCACAGGTGGAACCCGCCCTCGCCGCCGGGCAGCCCGTCGTCATGGTGGTACCGGTACACGGTCGATCCGCTGCGCAGCTCGGCCTCGGTGGCGACCACGGTCGCCGCGAACCGGGGATCCGACGGCTCGATCAGCCCGCTGAGCCCGATGTGCAGGGTGGCGGCGTCCAGGTCGGTGCCGTCGTAAGCCGCTGTGTAGGACTGGACTTCGTCGTTCCAGCCCTCGGTCTTGACCTCGTCGGCGATGGTGTCGCGCAGCGGCGCCCACTCCGGGTCGGCGGGCCGGCCGAACTGCTTGGCCAGGGTGAGCGCGCGGTCCACGGTGAGCCAGCCCATGACCTTGGAGTACACGTGGTGGCGCGGATTGCCGCGGATCTCCCAGATGCCGTGGTCGGCCTCGCGCCAGCGCCGCTGCACCGCGGACACCATGGCGTGCACCAACTCCCAGTCCGCGTCGGGCAGTGCCTTGGCGGGATCGTTGAACCCCTTGCGTTCCCGCGTGTGCGCGAGCTGCGAGATGAGGTCCACGATGGGCCCGAACACGTCCAGCTGCACCTGCATGTTCGCCGCGTTGCCGACGCGGACCGGCCGCGAGCCGGCGTAGCCGGGCAGCTGGTCGATGACGGCCTCGGGCGGCAGGGTCTCGCCGTAGAGGGTGTACAGCGGGTGCAGCCGCTCGGGTCCGGGCAGCGTCTCCAGCACCCGGTGCACCCAGGCCAGCAGTTCCTCGGCTTCGCCGATGGAGCCCAGGGAGACCAGCGCGGACGCGGTGAGCGACGCGTCGCGCAGCCAGCAGTAGCGGTAGTCCCAGTTGCGCACACCGCCGATGTCCTCGGGCAGCGAGGTGGTGGCCGCGGCCAGGATGGATCCGGACGGCGCGTGCACCAGCCCGCGCAGGGTCAGCGCGGAGCGCTTCATGAGATCCGGCTTGAGCGGCGGCAATTCGAGGGTGCCGACCCATTCCGCCCAGTAGCCTTCGGCCTCGCGGCGGCGGTCCGACTCGGGCCGCATGGCGGGCGCGAGATCGGAAGTGCCGCAGCGCAGCTCGAGCACGATCGGGCCCTGGGAGGGGTCCACGACGGCGCGGGCGGTGTGGTGGTTGCCCTCGTCGATGATCTCCCACTCCACGCCGGGGGAGCGGAGCACCACCGGATCGTTGGTGCCCTCCAGCTTGAGCCCGCCGGTGGCGTGCACCAGCCGCACCGGCACCTGCCCGAACTCGGGGCGGGGCGCGAAGGTGATGACCGCCTTGGCATCACCGGTGATGACGCGGGTGAGGTCGGTGCGTTCGGGGACCACGTCGTGCGGCAGGTAGTCGACGACCTGCAAACTGGACCAACGGGTTTCGACGGTCATGGTGCCGTCGACGTACCGCTGCGACAGCGGCAGGCCGGCGCGCTCGGGCTGAATGGTGAAGTGCCCCGCGCCCGGTCCGCCCAGCAGGTGGGCGAAGACGGCGGCGGAGTCGGGTTCGGGGTGGCACAGCCAGGTGACGGTGCCGTCCGGTGTGACAAGGGCTTTCGAGCGCGGGCTGGCCAGCATGGTCAGCCGTTCGATTCGAGGGGCCGAGGCACCTGCCAACCATGTGCGGCGCTCCTCGAGTAGGAACGCCAGCGCCTTCGACACCTCCTCGGTGCTGGGCACATGGTATTTCGCGAGTGACTCACCGTCACCGACCTTGATGCCGACGTCGGGTCCGGAGAGGCGTTTGAACGCCTTCTCGTCGGTGACGTCGTCGCCGATGAACAGGGCCGCCGAGGCGCCCTGCTGGTGCCGGACGATGTCGAGGGCCGCGCCCTTGTCGGTCTCGACGACCGCGAGCTCGATGACTTCCTTGCCTTCGGTGGTCTGCACGCCGACCCAGCTGGCCGGGCCCTGACGCACCTGAACCAGTGCACGACGGCCGATTTCGGGACTGGCGTTGCGGACGTGCAGGGCCACGCTGGCGGGTTTGATCTCCACCGAAGCGCCCGGGTTGTCCTGAGCGATCTGCGTCAGGGTCGAAGTGACCTCTTGCAGTAGCTGTTTCGCGTCGTTG from Nocardia tengchongensis includes:
- the otsB gene encoding trehalose-phosphatase — translated: MSAQDLSLELRRALSAIARVPRLLVASDYDGTIAPIVSDPAKAYPHRESVNALRALAGLSGTTAAVISGRALRDLAALSRLPVEVQLIGSHGSEFDVGFVHAIDNDAKQLLQEVTSTLTQIAQDNPGASVEIKPASVALHVRNASPEIGRRALVQVRQGPASWVGVQTTEGKEVIELAVVETDKGAALDIVRHQQGASAALFIGDDVTDEKAFKRLSGPDVGIKVGDGESLAKYHVPSTEEVSKALAFLLEERRTWLAGASAPRIERLTMLASPRSKALVTPDGTVTWLCHPEPDSAAVFAHLLGGPGAGHFTIQPERAGLPLSQRYVDGTMTVETRWSSLQVVDYLPHDVVPERTDLTRVITGDAKAVITFAPRPEFGQVPVRLVHATGGLKLEGTNDPVVLRSPGVEWEIIDEGNHHTARAVVDPSQGPIVLELRCGTSDLAPAMRPESDRRREAEGYWAEWVGTLELPPLKPDLMKRSALTLRGLVHAPSGSILAAATTSLPEDIGGVRNWDYRYCWLRDASLTASALVSLGSIGEAEELLAWVHRVLETLPGPERLHPLYTLYGETLPPEAVIDQLPGYAGSRPVRVGNAANMQVQLDVFGPIVDLISQLAHTRERKGFNDPAKALPDADWELVHAMVSAVQRRWREADHGIWEIRGNPRHHVYSKVMGWLTVDRALTLAKQFGRPADPEWAPLRDTIADEVKTEGWNDEVQSYTAAYDGTDLDAATLHIGLSGLIEPSDPRFAATVVATEAELRSGSTVYRYHHDDGLPGGEGGFHLCAAWLVEAYLLIGKREDAEALFAQLVDVAGPTGLLSEEYDPVAERSLGNHPQAYSHLGLLRCAQLLSQPVAAFT